In one Culex quinquefasciatus strain JHB chromosome 2, VPISU_Cqui_1.0_pri_paternal, whole genome shotgun sequence genomic region, the following are encoded:
- the LOC6040405 gene encoding E3 ubiquitin-protein ligase ATL59 has translation MTAPPNRQSSTMSFRTCPICMEAVESRGKFLTCGHLFHDTCIDSWLTSRTSCPLCRNQELQSPIGQQQQNGQEQPRRDDSIFRLYYGA, from the exons ATGACCGCCCCACCAAACCGTCAATCTTCAACCATGTCCTTCCG CACCTGTCCGATCTGTATGGAGGCTGTGGAGAGCCGGGGCAAGTTCCTAACCTGTGGTCACTTGTTTCACGATACGTGCATCGACAGTTGGTTGACCAGTCGGACTAGCTGTCCGTTGTGTCGGAACCAGGAGTTGCAGAGTCCAATTGGACAACAACAGCAGAACGGTCAAGAGCAGCCCAGGAGAGATGATTCGATCTTTCGGTTGTACTACGGAGCTTAG